The genomic region GGAGGAATTACCTCTCTTATTTTGAAGAAATGTAACAAAAGAATTTCTGCTTTATTTTTTAGCGAATATCTTTTAGATAATACGACCTACCCTGACAAAGGATTAGGCTTTTCCTCCAAATTACACGTTAGAACCCTTACTAAAGAACTTACAGCAACATACCTGCAAGCATTCCAAACACTTCCAGAACCAATGCAAACATTGCATATAAGATATTTTGTTTCTATATATATTGAAGTAAAGGAAGTTTTTGCTGAATGCGGTTTAGACTTCCATTCTTATAAAAACTTAGAGTACAGTTTACTTTCGCCTGCCTTTCATGATACTTTTATCCACAAATTGTCAAATATTGATAGCTCAGAAGAGCTTCGTTTATTGCTACCCAATGCTTCCACGCACGTTCTTCGGGCGCTAGCGGCCGGGGTCATCGTCTCTCCTGAATTAACCTTAAAGCCTAAAATTAGCGTGGGGGAAATTAGGGAAGTTTTTGAAGAAAGCGATCTTAACTTTGAAAATTTTAATGAGCCGATAGATATTGATGACTATCTCCATCAATGCAAAAGGCACGTCTCCTCATGAAATTTAAGATGCGCGGAATTAGCTAGATTCTAAAACCGTTTTCAAAGAGATCTTACCTCTCGATTTTTTGCACAGCCAGCAATCAAATCAATTGGAGGCAGTAAAAAACCTAAGCCCACGACAGCGATGAGATGGCGTTCAACAAAGTGAATACTCAATTGCTCTCGCCCCTCTTTAGTGGCAAATTCAAGCAGCCCAAATAATCCAAAAAAAATCCCAATCACAGGGATGTATTCAAAGACTTTTCGTGCATTATGCATCATACGCGATCTTTTCTCAGCTTCGCTCAAAGTAAGCCTATTATGAAAGTTCGATTTACCTGCCAGAGCTTTTCGCGCATTTTCTTCATGCACTCCATACGCACTCCAATTCTCATCCTCGAAGCCAAAAGAAGGAATCTTCTCTAATCGCATAAACACCTGCATTCAATTTTTTTATCTGTTTAGCGCAAAATAGTAATAAATTGCAAGTTGGGCCCAGCCTACAGAAAGTCCTAGCCAAAAAATAGAAAAAATTAGGATCATAATAGCTATTTTTTTACCATCACCATTATAAAAAACCATGAAAGCCATTAACGCCCTTCTTACCGATCTTTTCCGTGAATCAATTCAAAAAACCTTCCCTGAATTTAAAGATCTCCCGATAGAAATTAGCAAAAGCACACAAGAGAAATTTGGCCATTATCAGTTGAATAATGCCATGAAAATGGCCAAACAACTCAAAACTTCCCCAAGAGATGTCGCAGCGGCTATTCTACAAAATCTTCCCGATTCTGATCTGATCCAAACCTGCGAAATTGCCGGTCCGGGATTTATTAATGTAACTCTCTCCAAAGAATACTTAGCGGAACGTCTAAACAAAATGTACCGGGATGATCATTTCGATATGGACACCCCTCCTACGCGAAAGAAAATTATTATTGACTTCTCCTCTCCTAACACAGCAAAAGAGATGCATGTTGGGCACCTTCGCTCTACAATTATCGGCGACTGTCTGGCTCGCTTGTTTGAGTTTCTGGGATATGATGTTCTTAGATTAAACCACATCGGAGACTGGGGAACAGCATTTGGAATGCTTTTAGCCTACATAAAAAGAAACGCGCCTTCAGTTTTACAAGGAACAGAAGAGGCAAAGCTTGGTCAACTCGTCACTTGGTACAAAGCATCGAAGCAGCTCTTCGATCAAGACCCTGAATTCAAAAAGGCGTCGCAGCTCGAAGTTGTCGCTCTACAAAGCGGTGAGCCTGCAGCAAAGAGAGGATGGGACATTCTTTGTGCCATATCAAGAAAAGCCTATCAAGAGATTTATGACCTTCTTGAAATCCGTATTATAGAACGCGGTGAATCGTTTTATAACCCCATGCTCCCGCAAATTGTGGCTGATCTAGAAAATAAAAACCTGATCACAATCTCAGACGGGGCAAAGTGTCTGTTTGTGGAAGGCTTTAAGAATCGTGAAGGTGATCCCCTTCCCTTAATGATCCAAAAATCGGATGGCGGATTTAACTACGATACAACAGATATGGCTGCCATCTATCACCGCATCCACGTTGAACATGCTGATCGCATTATCTATGTAACCGATATAGGTCAAAGCACCCATTTTCAAATGATTTTTAAAGCTGCTGAAAAGGCGAGCTATCTCAATTCTCAGAAAACTCGCGTGGATCATGTGGGATTTGGACTTGTTCTTGGCTCAGATGGCAAGAAATTAAAAACGCGATCAGGTGAAACAGAACGTTTAATGGATCTTTTAACTGCTGGCATCGACTACGCCAACAAACTCCTTAACGAAAGAAACCCCAACATGGCGCCTGAAGAACGCACTATCCTGGCAAAAGCTCTTGGACTCGGCGCAATTAAGTATGCTGATCTGTCTTCACATCGCACAAGCGACTACCAATTCAGCTACGAGAAAATGCTGCGTTTTGAAGGCAATACAGCGGCTTTCATCATGTATTCTTATGTGCGTGTTGGTGGGATCAAGAGAAAAATTGGCGTTGAACCACAAGAGCTTTTAAAAGATTGTAAGATTGTTCTTGGACATCCTTCAG from Chlamydiales bacterium STE3 harbors:
- a CDS encoding Arginine--tRNA ligase (Product derived from UniProtKB/Swiss-Prot:Q6MEP4;Gene name derived from UniProtKB/Swiss-Prot:Q6MEP4;EC number derived from UniProtKB/Swiss-Prot:Q6MEP4) — protein: MKAINALLTDLFRESIQKTFPEFKDLPIEISKSTQEKFGHYQLNNAMKMAKQLKTSPRDVAAAILQNLPDSDLIQTCEIAGPGFINVTLSKEYLAERLNKMYRDDHFDMDTPPTRKKIIIDFSSPNTAKEMHVGHLRSTIIGDCLARLFEFLGYDVLRLNHIGDWGTAFGMLLAYIKRNAPSVLQGTEEAKLGQLVTWYKASKQLFDQDPEFKKASQLEVVALQSGEPAAKRGWDILCAISRKAYQEIYDLLEIRIIERGESFYNPMLPQIVADLENKNLITISDGAKCLFVEGFKNREGDPLPLMIQKSDGGFNYDTTDMAAIYHRIHVEHADRIIYVTDIGQSTHFQMIFKAAEKASYLNSQKTRVDHVGFGLVLGSDGKKLKTRSGETERLMDLLTAGIDYANKLLNERNPNMAPEERTILAKALGLGAIKYADLSSHRTSDYQFSYEKMLRFEGNTAAFIMYSYVRVGGIKRKIGVEPQELLKDCKIVLGHPSEISLGLTLAQFPEALQQVAEELLPNRLTDYLYELAEKFNAFFRDCRVEGASEQNSRLLLCDLVAKILKQGLEILGIHPVEKM